A genomic stretch from Setaria italica strain Yugu1 chromosome VII, Setaria_italica_v2.0, whole genome shotgun sequence includes:
- the LOC101756693 gene encoding uncharacterized protein LOC101756693, which yields MAAPPRRDAVGEDLISNLPLELRSAIISRLATAEAARTAVLSTRWRDTWRGTPLRLDDLDLPASPGLSIALATAAAGTPWAARADAVAVALASHPGPVERFRLARTTLRARVPTAEAWFRDLAAGDHRAREVSLFCPPEWCHCALADPLLTSPTLETLALGECRFSDAGAAAASASRLTELSLSRTHISEAALQSLLSGCPALRSVMLKHIQGPRRIHISSCRNLVLLGVWQYKLLEELTVEDAPRLERLLGDAHLGTEITIVGAPKLTALGYLVVGYRDFFHGIEMPTAQKKVAKGLRAPFNSVKVLAIGVMLSSKKNLESVMNLLKCFPFLETLHIQGNKRAEGEFHTIDSNYYQKLDPVGCMVNHLKSVRLEINIENQRSKVENPNILEFVCFLLANAQVLQIMKIQSSMFNNPAWITEKQNLLSQCHRASVEAKVVLEGLKVVHRKGFSIEDVNALPDPFDSDIDIMGY from the exons atggcagcgccgccgcggcgcgatGCCGTCGGCGAGGACCTCATCAGCAACCTCCCGCTCGAGCTCCGCTCTGCGATCATCTcccgcctcgccaccgccgagGCCGCGCGCACCGCCGTCCTCTCCACGCGCTGGCGCGACACGTGGCGCGggaccccgctccgcctcgACGACCTCGACCTCCCCGCCTCGCCCGGCCTCTCCATCGCcctcgccacggcggcggcggggacgccctgggcggcgcgcgcggatgccgtcgccgtcgcgctcgCCTCCCACCCGGGCCCCGTCGAGcgcttccgcctcgcccgcacCACCCTCCGCGCTCGCGTCCCCACCGCCGAGGCCTGGTTCcgggacctcgccgccggcgaccaccgCGCCCGCGAAGTCTCCCTCTTCTGCCCACCCGAGTGGTGCCACTGCGCGCTCGCCGACCCGCTCCTCACCTCCCCCACGCTCGAGACCCTCGCCCTCGGTGAGTGCCGCTTCTCCGacgccggggccgccgccgcctccgcgtcccGCCTCACGGAGCTCTCCCTCTCCAGAACTCACATCTCCGAGGCCGCGCTCCAGAGCTTGCTCTCCGGCTGCCCCGCGCTCCGTAGCGTCATGCTCAAGCACATCCAGGGGCCCCGCCGCATCCACATCAGTTCCTGCCGCAACCTCGTTCTGCTGGGGGTGTGGCAGTACAAGCTTCTAGAGGAGCTCACCGTGGAGGACGCCCCGCGCCTGGAGCGCCTGCTCGGCGACGCGCATCTGGGAACAGAGATCACCATCGTCGGCGCGCCAAAGCTTACTGCTTTAGGCTATCTCGTGGTGGGCTACCGGGATTTCTTCCACGGCATTGAAATGCCTACTGCTCAGAAG AAGGTTGCCAAGGGATTGCGTGCTCCTTTCAACAGCGTGAAGGTTCTGGCTATCGGTGTGATGTTATCGAGCAAGAAGAACTTGGAGTCAGTGATGAACTTGCTCAAGTGCTTCCCCTTCCTGGAGACATTGCATATCCAG GGCAACAAGCGCGCCGAAGGGGAGTTTCACACAATTGACTCAAACTACTACCAGAAGCTCGATCCCGTTGGATGTATGGTGAACCATCTCAAGAGCGTGAGGCTGGAAATCAACATTGAGAACCAAAGAAGCAAAGTTGAGAACCCAAACATCCTTGAATTTGTGTGTTTCCTCCTTGCAAATGCGCAGGTGCTGCAGATCATGAAGATTCAATCTTCCATGTTCAACAACCCTGCATGGATTACAGAAAAGCAAAATCTGCTCAGTCAATGTCACAGGGCCTCCGTGGAAGCCAAAGTCGTGCTCGAGGGCCTGAAAGTCGTACATCGCAAGGGGTTCAGTATAGAGGATGTGAATGCTCTGCCTGACCCCTTTGACAGTGATATCGACATCATGGGCTACTAA